The following coding sequences lie in one Maribacter forsetii DSM 18668 genomic window:
- a CDS encoding SusC/RagA family TonB-linked outer membrane protein, producing MKIGIKFLTFCILLSHLTVFAQNGISVSGTVTDDNGQPLPGASIIVKGTTTGTQTDFDGLYALNDVPNNGTLVISYIGYSTQETAVNGQTAINISLSEDSQALDEVVVVGYGTQKKADLTGSITTIKTEDITRTPTSAAMQSLQGKVAGLQVVSSGAPGTGPTIRVRGIGSYVGGASDPLYVVDGTFFDDIDFLNTEDIETISVLKDASASAIYGVRAANGVVLIETKSGKINQKPEITYNGYQGVQIAQNVVKLSNSEQFATLARESGSDAEAQSIDNAIQRYGRSRINPNVPDVNTDWYDLILRHALQQNHSIGVAGGTESVTYSLGLNYFEQEGILNMKNDYERFNIRSKINVDITDRLDIGISTLFSNATRYRPESTAFALAYYATPTMPVLDPSKTDAYPRPYANAQDLGYRGTQNPFPVMENTENRDKIRNTLTTVDLNYQLVPDKLTLKTAFYHNFETTETREVRLPYFFGNGNAFRENAELVKRNATFSEQTWDNTLTYNDSYGKHNLTALVGTSYRDRSYEQLEAKGLNFPNGPGIGDESYFLDLANSIDVDGVGDDGVRQYFFSYFGRIAYNFDSKYLLYGTFRADGTSKYQEKWGYFPTVGVGWVVSEESFLENSNVIDFLKLRASWGELGNANVDSSTGGITSDAVDGVFGDVRYPGLVTSSDFEALKWEVTAETNVGLTARLFNNKLTIDSDYYIRETRDAVIPVSRLLVPGETRQNVGVIRNSGFEIVANWNQKVSDNFSFSVGGNFSTLDNEVLDLAGQENLTSGGDTAQRTVVGGTISPFFGLKVDGVYQTDEEIQSDPAAQAAIADGLTVAPGDLKFVDQNGDMVIDAQDRVDLGSYLPTYSFGFNLGMNYRAWDFNLNVIGQGGNVIANQKRFAIRQTPDANIDRDFAVNRWNGAGSTNSYPSARGIRNPWSNQFLSSFFVEKGDFVRLQNVTLGYTLPKLNGKFNPDIRFYITAERPLTFFNYNGFTPEVSDGRDTQTYPIPGVYTFGVNIKI from the coding sequence ATGAAAATAGGAATCAAATTTTTAACATTCTGCATTTTACTGAGCCATTTGACGGTTTTTGCGCAAAATGGAATTTCGGTTTCGGGAACTGTTACTGATGATAATGGGCAACCATTACCAGGCGCTAGTATCATAGTAAAAGGTACTACAACAGGAACCCAAACTGATTTTGACGGTTTATATGCATTAAACGATGTACCAAACAATGGTACACTTGTAATTAGCTACATTGGTTACTCTACTCAAGAAACCGCTGTAAACGGGCAAACAGCTATAAATATATCTTTGTCTGAAGATTCACAAGCTTTAGACGAGGTTGTAGTTGTTGGTTATGGTACCCAGAAAAAAGCGGATCTTACGGGGTCTATTACTACGATTAAAACTGAGGATATCACCAGAACCCCTACTAGTGCCGCCATGCAATCATTACAAGGTAAAGTAGCGGGACTCCAAGTAGTGAGTAGCGGTGCACCGGGTACGGGACCAACAATTAGGGTTCGTGGTATTGGATCTTACGTAGGTGGTGCTTCTGATCCATTATATGTCGTGGACGGTACATTCTTCGATGATATCGATTTTCTAAATACAGAGGATATTGAAACTATCTCTGTACTTAAAGATGCGTCCGCTTCCGCAATTTACGGTGTTCGTGCCGCAAACGGTGTGGTTCTAATAGAAACCAAATCTGGTAAAATAAACCAGAAACCAGAAATCACCTATAATGGCTACCAAGGTGTACAGATAGCGCAAAACGTTGTAAAACTATCAAATTCAGAACAGTTTGCCACCTTGGCAAGAGAATCTGGTTCTGATGCAGAAGCACAATCTATAGACAATGCTATTCAGCGTTATGGCAGAAGCAGAATCAACCCTAATGTACCTGATGTAAATACAGATTGGTACGATCTTATTTTGCGTCATGCATTACAACAAAACCATAGTATTGGCGTTGCCGGTGGAACGGAATCCGTAACATATTCTTTAGGTTTAAACTACTTTGAGCAAGAAGGTATCTTGAATATGAAAAATGATTACGAGCGATTCAACATACGTTCTAAGATCAATGTTGATATTACCGATCGTTTAGATATTGGTATTTCTACTCTTTTTAGTAATGCAACAAGATACCGACCTGAAAGTACCGCGTTTGCATTGGCATATTATGCAACCCCTACAATGCCTGTTCTTGACCCTTCAAAAACAGATGCATATCCTAGACCTTATGCCAATGCACAAGATCTAGGCTACAGAGGTACGCAGAATCCATTTCCAGTAATGGAAAACACAGAAAATAGAGACAAAATCAGAAATACGCTGACTACAGTTGATCTTAACTACCAATTGGTACCCGATAAATTGACTTTAAAAACTGCTTTTTATCACAACTTTGAAACTACCGAAACTAGAGAAGTGCGGTTACCTTACTTTTTTGGAAACGGTAACGCTTTTAGGGAAAATGCAGAATTGGTAAAAAGGAATGCTACATTTTCTGAGCAAACTTGGGACAACACCTTAACCTATAATGACAGCTATGGTAAACATAATCTAACAGCATTGGTAGGTACTTCTTACAGGGATCGCTCTTATGAACAATTAGAAGCTAAAGGTCTTAATTTCCCTAACGGACCAGGAATTGGTGATGAATCTTATTTCTTGGACCTTGCAAATTCAATTGATGTAGATGGTGTTGGTGATGACGGTGTTAGACAATACTTCTTCTCTTATTTTGGTCGTATTGCTTATAATTTTGACAGTAAATACCTTCTTTATGGTACATTTAGAGCTGATGGCACTAGTAAATACCAAGAAAAATGGGGTTATTTCCCAACTGTTGGCGTGGGCTGGGTTGTTTCTGAAGAATCTTTCTTAGAGAACAGCAACGTTATAGACTTTTTAAAGCTTAGAGCTAGCTGGGGAGAATTGGGTAATGCCAATGTAGACTCAAGTACCGGCGGAATTACGTCTGACGCGGTTGATGGTGTATTTGGTGATGTTCGCTATCCCGGGCTTGTAACCAGTAGTGATTTTGAAGCCCTAAAATGGGAAGTAACCGCAGAAACCAACGTAGGTTTAACTGCTAGGTTATTCAATAATAAATTAACGATAGATTCTGACTACTATATTCGAGAAACTCGCGATGCGGTTATACCGGTATCTAGATTATTGGTTCCTGGTGAAACTAGACAAAATGTTGGTGTTATTAGAAACTCCGGTTTTGAAATTGTTGCCAATTGGAATCAGAAAGTATCGGATAATTTTAGCTTTAGTGTAGGTGGTAACTTCTCTACTTTAGATAATGAGGTACTTGATTTAGCGGGACAAGAGAATCTTACCTCTGGCGGTGACACTGCACAACGTACAGTTGTAGGTGGTACTATTAGTCCGTTCTTCGGATTAAAAGTTGACGGAGTATACCAAACCGATGAAGAAATTCAATCTGACCCTGCTGCACAAGCTGCCATTGCCGACGGACTGACCGTTGCCCCTGGCGATTTAAAGTTTGTAGATCAAAATGGAGATATGGTGATTGATGCCCAAGATAGAGTCGATCTTGGTTCTTACCTTCCTACCTATTCTTTTGGGTTTAACTTAGGAATGAATTATAGGGCATGGGATTTTAATCTAAATGTAATTGGGCAAGGTGGAAATGTAATCGCAAACCAAAAGCGTTTTGCTATCCGTCAGACTCCAGATGCCAATATTGACAGGGATTTTGCAGTAAATAGATGGAACGGTGCCGGTAGCACCAATAGTTATCCATCGGCAAGGGGAATTAGAAATCCTTGGAGCAACCAATTTTTAAGTAGCTTTTTTGTAGAAAAAGGAGATTTTGTTAGACTACAGAACGTAACCTTAGGGTATACGTTACCTAAGTTAAACGGAAAATTTAATCCTGATATTAGGTTCTACATCACTGCAGAACGTCCGTTGACATTCTTCAACTACAACGGTTTTACTCCTGAGGTTTCCGATGGTAGAGATACCCAAACCTATCCAATACCAGGTGTGTACACATTTGGTGTAAATATTAAAATTTAA
- a CDS encoding LamG-like jellyroll fold domain-containing protein — protein sequence MKHFKNIITFLLATFLLVACEDGIDSLTEVDPGADETAPSITITSPTEGLAVKVNEELATITIKFEAQDDIELASVNVALDGSTIKSYADFLDYRRLIVDDLVYDQLADGEHVLTVTATDLDGKTTNGMVNFTKEPAYVSKYPGEILYMPFDGAYVDLISFEEAEEFGSPSISEDNIAGDGSYQGAMDTYLTLDSERFKNAEFSAIFWMKINNTPDRAGVLTLSPPLIDGANNDLSKGFRFFRENANGMQRFKLNAGTGTDGTWFDGGEAADVDPTTGEWVNFAFTISGSEAVVYIDGQIAKEGAFVGIDWTDVNVLSIMSGAPNFTAWGHLSDESLMDELRIFNRAISQEEVQQIMADDSGEFVSSYPPTFDGEMFYMPFDGSYNERFRDIDATVVGTPGYAGESVEGDNAYAGAADSYLTFPTNESGALTTEEFSATLWYKLNADPTRGSILVMGPEDVDNAGYPDVQNKRTNGFRFFREGDATRQVFKLNVGNGEGESWFDGGDAAALDPTATEWVHLAFTISGSECVIYFDGEVVSQGDFTGVDWTGCDLLSIGSGAPRFTEWGHGFDLSFIDELRLYNKALTQQEIQDIRQAGL from the coding sequence ATGAAACATTTTAAAAACATAATTACTTTTTTGTTGGCTACCTTTCTTTTGGTTGCCTGCGAAGATGGTATCGACTCACTTACCGAGGTTGATCCAGGTGCCGATGAAACGGCTCCTAGTATCACCATAACTTCACCTACAGAAGGTTTAGCGGTAAAAGTGAATGAAGAACTAGCAACCATTACCATAAAATTTGAAGCTCAAGATGATATTGAGTTGGCTTCGGTGAATGTTGCTTTAGATGGAAGTACTATCAAAAGCTATGCAGATTTTTTGGATTACAGAAGATTGATAGTAGATGATTTGGTTTACGACCAACTTGCAGATGGTGAGCATGTACTTACCGTTACCGCAACTGACCTAGATGGTAAAACAACGAACGGTATGGTCAACTTTACAAAAGAACCTGCCTATGTTTCTAAATACCCAGGTGAAATTTTATACATGCCTTTTGATGGTGCGTATGTTGATTTGATCAGTTTTGAAGAAGCTGAAGAATTTGGAAGTCCGTCCATAAGCGAAGATAATATTGCAGGCGATGGGTCTTACCAAGGTGCTATGGATACGTATTTGACATTAGATTCCGAGCGTTTTAAAAATGCCGAGTTCAGTGCAATTTTCTGGATGAAAATTAACAACACACCAGACCGTGCCGGTGTATTGACCTTGAGTCCGCCATTAATTGACGGCGCAAACAATGACCTTTCTAAAGGATTTAGATTTTTCCGTGAAAATGCAAACGGCATGCAACGCTTTAAGCTGAACGCGGGTACTGGTACAGATGGTACTTGGTTCGATGGTGGCGAGGCTGCAGATGTAGACCCTACTACTGGAGAATGGGTAAACTTCGCTTTTACCATTTCTGGTTCTGAAGCGGTAGTGTATATAGACGGTCAAATTGCTAAAGAAGGAGCTTTCGTAGGTATTGACTGGACAGACGTTAACGTACTTTCCATCATGTCGGGCGCACCTAATTTTACAGCATGGGGCCACTTGTCAGATGAAAGCTTAATGGACGAACTTCGTATTTTCAATAGAGCAATTTCTCAAGAAGAAGTTCAACAAATAATGGCTGATGATTCAGGTGAATTCGTTTCTTCCTACCCTCCTACTTTTGACGGTGAAATGTTTTATATGCCATTTGATGGCAGTTACAACGAACGCTTTAGAGACATTGACGCTACCGTTGTAGGTACACCAGGTTATGCCGGTGAAAGTGTAGAAGGCGATAATGCCTATGCCGGTGCAGCAGATTCTTACCTGACATTTCCAACGAATGAATCCGGAGCGCTTACTACAGAGGAATTCAGTGCCACGCTATGGTATAAATTGAATGCAGACCCAACAAGAGGTTCCATCTTAGTTATGGGTCCTGAGGATGTAGATAATGCAGGATACCCCGATGTACAGAACAAACGTACCAACGGGTTCCGATTCTTTAGAGAGGGCGATGCCACACGACAGGTTTTCAAATTGAACGTGGGTAATGGTGAAGGTGAATCTTGGTTTGACGGTGGCGATGCAGCCGCATTAGACCCTACTGCTACAGAATGGGTACACTTGGCATTTACCATCTCTGGCTCTGAATGCGTAATCTATTTTGATGGTGAAGTTGTATCACAAGGCGATTTCACGGGAGTAGATTGGACAGGTTGCGATCTATTATCCATCGGTTCGGGAGCTCCACGATTTACCGAATGGGGTCATGGCTTTGATTTAAGCTTTATAGATGAACTTAGATTATACAACAAGGCTTTGACACAACAAGAAATTCAAGATATAAGACAAGCAGGTCTTTAA
- a CDS encoding helix-turn-helix and ligand-binding sensor domain-containing protein has translation MNFRLLLVIAWYIIPTWSIGQNLFPPIRNYSSYEYNAASKNWGLSIDDNGELYVANNNGLLHFNGERWTLNKLPNKTIIRSVTNANGKIFTGSYEEFGFWKMNPYGSLEYTSLTHLITDHEFTNEEFWQIIPLDDQIIFRSFSTVYIYKNEKITVLDAPFVVTNIAKHENKIIVAGEQKRLYWIEDNKLIPLESQDILEGKTIVDMVSFRDHLLIGTKLNGCFLLIDGQVKLLDDSINNELKEHQLNKVLSVDQNTVAFGTIKNGIYTYNFKHNTFQNLNKSLGLQNNTVLAMLQFKDQLWLGLDNGIDKIQLKNPITYYTDHSGVLGTVYDLVDYNNELYLGSNTGIYYFKDAQLQFVPGSQGHVWDLEIIDGDLFCGHNTGTFILKNGILNKVSDISGGYQIAKVPETQSSYIQGTYTGLANYKKDKNGNWTSNRVTGIDFPVKQLCFENATTIWAAHPYKGLFKIKMNDSHTKVLTITEIESGTIPNTYNIKLYNIKNQIILSSEDKWFKYDPISDIISEFEEFKDYVNMNLVNYNDTSYWFFDNDNQKKLIHTDLANNQFTLDDALLRKRLAIETETIVNYNDSIYYFTLTDGFGKLNLNKFENELKNVELPTPRLSSFKVEDNENYLLTTDSFEIPYNKSKSLLINVSAGSFKQYTYFYELKGSIDQSNYLNNGTINLQNLPFGDYTLKIHTVSIGNELSVPKTIEFKILRPWYFSNWSLLGYLLLFIASIILVRWYNKQKLAKKHNLLKIKMQREQDERLAQIEKEKLEKEIKRKQTELARTTMSVAKKNELIIELKDLIALNQDAFTNKQRFRSLSKKLDNSMNEDQDWKHFEVSFKELHEDFFENLLKKYPKLTPKDLRLCAYLKMNHTTKEIAPLMGISIRGVEIHRYRLRKKLNIDSSQNLSNYLIKFK, from the coding sequence ATGAACTTTAGATTACTTCTTGTCATCGCCTGGTATATTATTCCTACATGGAGTATCGGTCAAAACTTATTTCCACCAATACGAAATTATAGCAGCTATGAGTATAACGCTGCCAGTAAAAATTGGGGTTTGTCCATTGATGATAACGGAGAATTATATGTAGCTAACAACAACGGACTTCTACATTTTAATGGAGAAAGGTGGACACTCAATAAATTACCCAACAAAACTATTATTCGTTCCGTCACCAATGCTAATGGCAAAATTTTCACCGGGTCTTATGAAGAATTCGGATTTTGGAAAATGAACCCGTATGGTTCTTTAGAGTACACATCATTAACACACTTAATAACCGACCATGAATTTACGAACGAAGAATTCTGGCAAATTATACCGCTTGATGACCAGATCATTTTTAGATCATTTTCCACCGTTTATATCTACAAGAATGAAAAAATTACGGTTTTAGATGCTCCTTTTGTTGTCACCAACATAGCAAAGCATGAAAATAAAATTATAGTTGCCGGAGAGCAAAAAAGATTATACTGGATAGAAGACAATAAGCTTATCCCTCTAGAATCACAAGATATCTTAGAAGGTAAAACCATAGTTGATATGGTCTCTTTTAGAGATCATCTATTAATTGGCACCAAACTCAACGGTTGTTTTTTACTTATAGACGGTCAAGTTAAATTACTCGACGATTCCATAAATAATGAATTAAAGGAACATCAATTAAACAAGGTGTTATCAGTAGACCAAAATACGGTTGCTTTTGGCACTATCAAAAACGGAATTTATACTTATAATTTTAAACACAACACATTTCAAAACCTCAACAAATCTTTAGGGCTGCAAAACAATACTGTTTTGGCAATGTTACAGTTTAAAGATCAATTATGGTTAGGTCTTGATAACGGTATAGATAAGATTCAATTAAAAAACCCTATAACTTATTACACTGACCATTCAGGTGTTTTGGGTACGGTGTATGACCTTGTTGATTACAACAATGAACTGTATTTGGGCAGTAATACGGGTATCTATTATTTTAAAGATGCCCAATTACAATTTGTACCAGGTTCACAAGGCCATGTTTGGGATTTAGAAATTATAGACGGTGACCTTTTTTGCGGACACAATACAGGTACTTTCATATTAAAAAACGGAATACTGAATAAAGTCTCGGATATTTCCGGAGGCTACCAAATTGCCAAAGTACCTGAAACCCAATCCTCATATATTCAAGGAACATATACCGGTTTAGCGAATTACAAAAAAGATAAAAATGGAAATTGGACATCTAACCGGGTTACGGGTATTGATTTTCCGGTGAAGCAATTATGTTTTGAAAACGCAACAACCATATGGGCAGCTCACCCATATAAAGGGCTTTTCAAAATAAAAATGAACGATTCGCACACAAAAGTTCTTACAATAACAGAAATAGAATCGGGTACAATACCCAATACATACAACATTAAGTTATACAACATTAAGAATCAGATAATTCTATCAAGTGAAGATAAATGGTTTAAATATGACCCCATATCGGATATAATTTCAGAATTTGAAGAATTCAAGGATTATGTAAACATGAATCTTGTTAACTATAATGACACTAGCTATTGGTTTTTTGATAATGACAACCAGAAGAAGCTAATCCATACAGATTTGGCGAATAATCAATTCACTTTAGATGACGCACTACTTAGAAAAAGACTGGCTATAGAGACCGAAACCATAGTTAATTACAATGATTCTATTTATTACTTTACCCTTACAGATGGCTTTGGAAAACTTAACCTCAATAAATTTGAAAATGAACTAAAGAACGTAGAATTACCTACACCAAGATTAAGCTCTTTTAAGGTTGAAGACAATGAAAACTATTTATTAACCACCGACTCATTTGAAATACCCTATAACAAGTCTAAATCTTTACTTATAAACGTATCTGCCGGTAGTTTTAAACAGTATACTTATTTCTATGAACTTAAGGGGTCAATTGATCAATCTAATTATTTAAACAATGGCACAATCAATCTTCAAAACCTACCATTTGGAGATTATACTTTAAAAATACATACGGTAAGTATCGGCAACGAACTTTCAGTACCTAAAACCATTGAATTCAAAATATTGAGACCATGGTATTTTTCCAATTGGAGTTTACTAGGGTATTTGCTGTTATTTATTGCCAGTATAATTCTCGTACGTTGGTACAACAAACAGAAATTAGCCAAAAAACATAACCTGTTAAAAATTAAAATGCAACGAGAGCAAGATGAACGCTTGGCACAAATAGAGAAGGAGAAGCTAGAAAAAGAAATTAAAAGAAAACAGACCGAACTTGCAAGAACGACAATGAGTGTTGCCAAAAAGAATGAATTGATTATCGAACTTAAAGACCTTATAGCGCTAAATCAAGATGCATTTACCAACAAACAACGTTTTAGATCACTATCTAAAAAACTAGACAATTCTATGAACGAAGATCAAGATTGGAAACATTTTGAGGTTAGTTTTAAAGAATTGCATGAAGACTTTTTTGAAAACCTTTTAAAGAAGTATCCAAAACTAACTCCAAAAGATCTCAGATTATGCGCTTATCTTAAAATGAATCATACTACAAAAGAGATTGCTCCTTTAATGGGTATTTCAATAAGAGGTGTTGAAATACATAGGTATCGTTTGCGTAAAAAATTGAACATAGACAGCTCTCAAAACCTATCAAACTATCTCATTAAATTTAAATAG
- a CDS encoding glucoamylase family protein produces MRLFLISMTIATLLVGCNGQSSKSKLRDQSESVERIKITDEQLLDSVQKQTFNYFWEGAEPTSGLARERIHLDDIYPTHHKDIITIGGSGFGVMAILVGIEREFITREMGLERLEKAVDFLDNADRFHGAWPHWLSPDGKMTPFSKKDNGGDLVETAFLIEGLLTVKEYFKDGNDREQALAQHIQKLWEEVEWDWYTKGENVLYWHWSPEYEWDMNFPVGGYNEALIMYILAAASPTHPISKEVYDQGWARDGAITKDTTFYGLPTVLDHYESDASPVGPMFWAHYSFTGLNPKGLKDQYADYWELNHNHTMIQYKYAVDNPKNFKGYGEDLWGLTSSYSIKGYDGHRPDRDISVISPTAALSSMPYAPKESMDFLRNMYINHDTLIGKYGPYDAFSLEKNWVLPRYLAIDQGPIPVMIENHRSGLFWMLFMTNKDVVKGLDKLEFSVASPK; encoded by the coding sequence ATGAGGTTATTTTTAATTTCAATGACCATTGCAACTTTGTTAGTGGGGTGCAATGGTCAATCCTCTAAGTCCAAACTTAGAGACCAAAGCGAGAGTGTAGAAAGAATTAAAATCACGGATGAACAATTGTTGGATTCCGTTCAAAAACAGACATTCAATTATTTTTGGGAAGGTGCCGAGCCTACTTCCGGACTGGCACGCGAAAGAATTCATTTAGATGATATTTACCCAACTCACCACAAAGATATTATCACTATTGGTGGTTCAGGTTTTGGTGTTATGGCAATTTTAGTAGGTATTGAAAGAGAATTCATAACACGTGAAATGGGTCTCGAACGACTTGAAAAAGCAGTAGATTTTCTTGACAATGCCGATCGTTTTCATGGTGCATGGCCACATTGGCTAAGTCCTGATGGTAAAATGACGCCATTCAGCAAAAAAGATAATGGCGGTGATTTAGTAGAAACCGCATTTCTTATTGAAGGATTATTGACCGTTAAAGAATATTTCAAGGACGGGAATGATCGAGAGCAAGCCCTAGCACAACATATACAAAAACTATGGGAAGAAGTAGAATGGGATTGGTACACGAAGGGCGAAAATGTACTGTATTGGCACTGGTCTCCAGAATATGAGTGGGATATGAACTTCCCAGTTGGTGGTTACAACGAAGCATTGATTATGTACATTCTTGCAGCGGCTTCTCCAACACATCCTATTTCCAAAGAAGTTTATGATCAAGGTTGGGCAAGAGATGGAGCAATTACAAAAGATACTACTTTTTATGGGCTACCAACTGTTTTGGATCATTATGAAAGTGATGCTTCTCCCGTTGGCCCTATGTTCTGGGCACACTACTCTTTTACAGGATTAAATCCTAAAGGATTAAAAGATCAGTATGCAGATTATTGGGAGTTGAACCACAACCATACTATGATACAATACAAATATGCTGTTGACAATCCTAAGAATTTCAAAGGATACGGTGAAGACCTTTGGGGGCTTACATCTAGTTATTCTATTAAAGGATATGATGGGCACCGACCAGATAGGGATATTAGCGTTATTTCTCCTACGGCAGCACTTTCTTCTATGCCATATGCACCAAAAGAGAGTATGGATTTCTTAAGAAATATGTACATCAATCATGATACCCTTATTGGTAAATACGGACCATATGATGCTTTTAGCTTGGAAAAAAACTGGGTATTACCTAGGTATTTAGCTATTGACCAAGGTCCTATTCCGGTGATGATTGAAAATCATAGAAGCGGATTGTTTTGGATGCTTTTTATGACCAATAAAGATGTAGTTAAAGGATTGGATAAACTAGAATTTTCAGTAGCATCACCAAAATGA
- a CDS encoding RagB/SusD family nutrient uptake outer membrane protein: MKYIKVNKLTVLLAFLGTVLIGCSDDLDQPELNNNFAGGTDFSQTDDMILSLIGVYQSVADRGWEQPLVVATRGDDVNAAGDQQGLKNQDRYVYDNSFFGSRTLWETYYGDIIGAHTGMEQIERYMEFADDEGIALGNQYIAEAKVLRAVLLFQLSQVYGSVFIPTSSNLNDFADVTSVPSKDEVMQHISDQMDEAIPFLLDLRPNERTDLPGGVTKYTALMIKAEANQELENYQAVADAAGEIIASGKFTLFPDYYELFKTPGKLSDENLFEFQYSDFGNGEGDRVSHLYAPYGPNSWNPEVDGSSNGWGFFEPSLKYVEFMLDRGETERLETSVFFSQKGIDSLIATTTYTAETLPSFVSPTTRDGDENTSTVRSIFSSGKHYLPTNQLIPGRTEYGSNKNNIVFRYSETLLMYAEALVQGANNSTMTADEAVNLVRSRANMAPLSGVTLDQIVDEKYAELSMEWGKRFFDMVRLGRYDELSFDGRTFTEDKAFVTYHQDQIDEFPILGEIAN, from the coding sequence ATGAAATATATAAAAGTTAACAAACTAACAGTGCTTTTAGCCTTTCTAGGTACTGTACTTATAGGTTGTTCAGACGATCTGGACCAACCTGAACTGAACAATAATTTTGCCGGAGGAACAGATTTTTCACAGACAGATGATATGATTTTGTCACTAATCGGGGTTTACCAATCCGTTGCAGATAGAGGTTGGGAACAGCCACTAGTAGTTGCTACAAGAGGCGATGATGTGAATGCTGCGGGTGACCAACAAGGTCTAAAAAATCAAGATCGCTATGTATACGACAACTCCTTCTTTGGTTCTAGAACCTTATGGGAAACGTATTACGGAGATATCATTGGTGCCCATACGGGTATGGAACAGATAGAAAGATATATGGAGTTTGCAGATGATGAAGGTATCGCCTTGGGCAATCAATATATCGCAGAAGCAAAAGTGTTGAGAGCTGTGCTACTCTTTCAATTATCTCAGGTGTATGGTTCGGTATTTATACCAACCTCATCGAACCTTAATGATTTTGCAGATGTTACTTCGGTACCAAGTAAAGATGAAGTAATGCAACACATTTCTGATCAGATGGATGAAGCAATTCCCTTCTTACTTGACCTAAGACCAAACGAACGTACAGATTTACCTGGCGGAGTAACTAAATACACTGCTTTGATGATAAAAGCGGAAGCTAATCAAGAACTGGAGAATTACCAAGCCGTTGCAGACGCTGCAGGTGAAATTATTGCTTCCGGTAAATTCACGTTGTTTCCTGATTATTATGAGCTATTTAAAACTCCGGGTAAACTTAGTGATGAAAACTTATTCGAATTTCAATACTCTGATTTCGGAAATGGTGAAGGCGACAGGGTTAGTCATTTATATGCTCCTTATGGTCCCAACTCATGGAATCCAGAAGTTGATGGCTCTAGTAACGGATGGGGATTTTTTGAGCCTAGCTTAAAATATGTTGAATTTATGCTTGACAGAGGTGAAACCGAGCGTTTAGAAACGTCTGTTTTCTTTAGCCAAAAGGGTATTGACAGCTTAATAGCTACAACTACCTATACTGCAGAAACTCTACCATCATTTGTTTCTCCAACTACAAGAGATGGTGATGAAAATACATCTACCGTCCGGTCTATATTTTCAAGCGGCAAGCACTATTTACCAACAAATCAACTAATACCTGGTCGTACCGAATATGGTAGTAATAAGAACAATATTGTCTTTCGTTACTCAGAAACTTTGTTGATGTACGCCGAAGCATTGGTGCAAGGAGCGAATAATTCGACTATGACTGCTGATGAGGCGGTTAATCTGGTACGTTCAAGGGCAAATATGGCGCCTTTAAGCGGCGTAACACTTGACCAGATCGTAGATGAAAAATATGCCGAGCTTTCAATGGAATGGGGTAAACGCTTTTTTGATATGGTTAGGTTAGGTAGATACGATGAATTAAGTTTTGATGGTAGAACATTTACCGAAGACAAGGCTTTTGTAACCTACCATCAAGATCAAATCGACGAGTTTCCAATATTGGGTGAAATAGCTAACTAA